In Henriciella litoralis, the genomic window GTTGCCCGCAAGGCCAGAGCAGGCAGGTCCGAACCGGCCTGCGGTTCTGAGAAGCCCTGGCACCATTCATGCTGGCCATTCAGGATCGCCGGCAAATAGTGGTTTTTCTGCTCGTCATTGCCGTGGGCGATGATGAGTGGGCCGATCGTGCGCACGCCGGACGACATCAGTATTGGCGCATCATTGGCTGCGCAGGCCGTCTCAAAATAAAGTCGCTGCTCTGGCGACCATCCCGCTCCGCCATGGGCGGTTGGCCAGTCTGGGGCAACCCACCCCTTTTGCGCCAGAGCCTCTCGCCACAGCTTGCAAGCGGCCGGGTCTGATTTGAGCCCGGTCGTCTTCCGTCCAGCTTCACGCAGCGGTTCGGTGAGCGACTCGGATAGAAAAGCCTGCACCTCTTCCTTGAAGGCATGCGTCAGGCCCGCGCTTTGATGAGAAGAGCTTTCGGGGTCGCTAGAGCGGACATCAGAGTACATCGAGCGATTACAGGCCGGGGCAGGATGCATCGCAATGCGTACTATTACGGACCACGCTTTTAGATTGATTGTGCGACAAGCAGCCGTCTATCGTGGCGTGTCGCAAACCTTCAACAAGGGCTCTCAATCAGAGGCGTCTTACCAATCAGGCGCGGTATCTTTATGAGTGGATGCAATAGGCCGGTTTTGGCTCGTCGGGGATGAAATGAGTACAGTCGCCAGCCCGCTTTCGCGGACGGATCGCTCTGAATTGAAAGTGCTGATTGTCGGCGGCGGTACCGCGGGCTGGATGACGGCGGCTGCCCTTGCCAAAAAGCTGTCTCCACTTGGTGTTTCGATGACTCTGGTTGAGTCTCGGCAAATCGGCACTGTTGGCGTCGGTGAGGCGACCTTGCCCCAGATCCGGGACTTTAATCGCATGCTGGAGATCGATGAGGCGCACCTCATCAGCCGGACCAAGGCGACCATAAAGCTGGGCATTGAATTTTGCGATTGGGGGCGTCCGGGGGACAGTTATTTCCATCCGTTCGGAGCTTATGGAAGCGCGATCGGGCCTGCTGATTTTCATCAGTACTGGATCCGTCAGCAATTGGCGGGAAAGGCAGCGGATTTTGGCAGCTATTGCTACGCCATCATGTGTGCCCGCCAGGACCGGTTTGAAGTTCCCAATCCCAAGCCTGAGAGCCAAATCGAGGCCTATTCATACGCCTACCAGTTCGATGCGACTCTCTATGGTGAGTTTCTGGCCGAGTATGCGACAGATCGGGGCGTCAAACGGGTTGAAGGCAAGATCGTGGACGTCGAGATCGACGATGAGACGGGCTTTGTCACCGGCGTAAAACTGGAGGACGGGCAGCTTATAGAGGCCGATATCTTTATCGATTGCTCTGGCTTTCGCGGGCTGATCATCGAGCAGGCATTGGAAACCGGTTATGATGACTGGAGCAATTACCTGCCCTGCAATCGGGCGTTGGCCGTTCCGTCTGAAATAAGGGGTGAGGTTGGCCCTTATACGCGGGCGAGCGCAAAGACGGCTGGCTGGCAGTGGCGCATCCCGCTTCAGCACCGGATGGGCAACGGGCTGGTCTATTGCGACGCTTTCATCAGCGACCAGGAGGCCAGCGACGAGTTATTGTCCGGTCTTGATGGCAAAGCGCTGGCCAACCCCAAACAGCTTTATTTCAAGACCGGAAAGCGACGCAAACTCTGGACCCGCAACTGCATCGCTATCGGCTTGTCGGGCGGTTTTCTGGAGCCGCTGGAGTCGACCAGTATCGATCTCATTCAAAGCGGGATCATGAACCTTCTGGCGCTGTTTCCGGGCAAGGCCTGCGACCCGCTGGACGCAGACGAATACAACCGCCTAATGGACCTTGAGTTCGAACGTGTCCGCGACTTTCTGATGTTGCATTATGTCGCCAACCAGCGCGGCGATGTGCCCTTCTGGAGAGAGATGCGGACCATGGAGCTTCCTGCCTCCCTGTCAGACAAGATCGAGGCATTCCGGAGCCGGGGGCTTGTGCCACAGTATACCGATGGGCTGTTTCTGCCGCCAAGCTGGCTGTCTGTGTTTATTGGTCAGAATGTTCACGCAGAGGCTTACGATCCGCGGGTCGATGTCTTGACGGAGGCTGAGCTCGATAGCGCGCTGGACGATTTGCGTAATTCGATTGCCGCGCGCGTTTCCAATGTCGCGAGCCATGCTAACTTTCTGAAAGCGAACGCTGAAAAAGTGGGGCAGGTCACATGACATCGGATGCTTCACCTTTGACGTCCATCTCCGTCTTCGGGGAGGCGGCGGCAGTGTGGCCTGTCGCGGCGATGCTGCACGCCAGTCTGCCAGACAATTTCAGGATCACGGTTGTGGAAGACGCTGAAAGCAATGTCTCATCTCAAGCCGCAGCTTTGCCCTACGAGCATCCTTTTCTGGCGGCCATTGGCGTGTTGCCACAGGATTTGATCGATCATTGCGGCGGGGTCTATGCGCTTGGGACTGAATTCCAGAACTGGCAAACGGATGGCAGCCAGTTCTTCATGGCTCAATCTGGTGACCTACCGCTCATCAACGGCGTCCCGATCTATCAATGGATGTTGTCGGCAGCCCGAATGAGGGGTCAGGCCGCAAGATTGGCGGAGTTCTACGCCCCTTTCAGGTTTTGTGCGCAGGCCGGCCTGGCTGGTAAGATAGGCTTTCCCGACGAAGGGGATCAGACGCCGAGAGCAATGCTGGCGCCAGTCATCCATTTTGATCGTCACAAACTTTCCGATTTTCTGAAAGCGCGTTTGAAGGATCAGTTGAAAGCAGTGATTGTCGGACGGCCGGTGTCGATAAGCCGTGGTCCAGACGCTGAAGCGGTGGCCTCTGTTCGGCTCGAAGATGGGCAAAGCGTAGATACTGATTTCTTCATCGTTGTGTCGGGCAAGCTCTCGGAGGTGCTGGATAATAAAGCCGCAGCTGCCACGCTCCCGCTGGGCGCCGCCGACGCATTTGATCTTGTTGTGAATATGAAGTCGGCGGCCAAGTCGCGAGAGGCTAGGGCTGACTCCATATCGCTGGCAAAGGCGGCGCCGGAGTCCGTCATTATGCAGACGTCTTTGAAAGATGTCGTATTGACCGAGAAGCTGGTTTTGCCCGGTGGCGACGCTGATATGTCTGCCGATGAAGCTGAATCGAGCCGAGCCTTCAACACAGGGGCCCTGGCTGAGCCATGGACCGGAAATTGCCTTCGGCTCGGTCTCGCCTCGGCCTGTCTCGGGCCCTTCATGGCGGCTGATTTTCGACTGTTTAGCGAGCAGTGCCTGGCGCTTGGCAATCTTCTGCCAGCCCGGACAGACATGCACGTCGAGGCGGCGGCGTTTAATCTCAAGCATTGCGAGGTCGTCGAAGAGCTTCGGGATTTCACCAGTTTGCCATTTCACTTGAGCACGAGACCGGAAGAAGTCTGGGCGGATGCGCGGTCCGCAGAGGTGACCGATAGTCTGAAATTACGCCTTGAGCAGTTCAGAAGCCGGGGTCGCTTCGTGCCCTATGAGGCCGAAATCTTCGACAGGCAGAACTGGATCGATACGATGATCGGCTGTGGTGTGGTGCCAGAACGCGCCGATCCGTTCGCGCGGCCCGAGGATCTGCCCTATGTCGGCCCGGCGCTTCAGAGCATTATTTCCGAATTTGGCCGAACGATCTCACAATTGCCTGCGCGCGGCTAAACTCAAACACTGTGGCTGCTCTCGTGTGATGTCGCTCTCGAAGACGTCCACCAGAGGCCGAAAGCTCAACACCTTCCTCAATTCACGCCGCGCATCCGGCGTCGTTTAGCTGCGGGCCATACGATGTAAGTGGCCTTCCAGATTCGACGCTCTTCGCCCCTGCACGATCACAGCCAAAAGATTTTTCAAGAAGTTTGACCCGCTTCGCTGGAGGGCTGCGCCTTTGCCTATAGACGGCAATTTTTGAGGGTCGAAATGGAAAACAATATCGCACCGGTGGTTAATGAGTATGTCAGCCAAATCCCGCCTGAGGCCTGGCCCCTTATTGAGACGGTGCTGCGTGTAACAGCCGTGGTGACCGTGATCTGGTTGGCGATCACCCTTTTCATTCTTCTGCGTCGTAACGCGTCTAATCTCACGCCAGTTCATGCGGCCCGCAAGGATCAGGCTGACCAGCCGGACTTTCTGACGGTCGACCAAGGCGCGCGCCGCGAAGCTCTCGCGCGCGGTGACCAGTTTGGCGAAACGCTAAAGGCCCGGGAAGACGCCGAGGCGAAGGCCGCCAAGGGCGCGGTTGCCGGTAAACCGATCTCGCTCGCCGGCCAGATATTCCGCGGGCTCAGCTTTCTCATGTCCTTGTTCTCCCTGCTGACGATGATCATCGGATCCATCTGGCAGATCGGGCGCATGGGAAATCTGATGAAAGAGTACAACACGGTCGAGCGGATCACCACCGTCATTGAGCACAACCCTGTTTCCTTCACCATGGTGCTGCTCGTCTCGATCTACGCCGTGTGGTGCTTCATCCGGAAGCAATCCTCTCAAAAAGCGCTGGCCTAGGTCCGGCAATCCTCAACCATTCGTGGAGCTACCAATGGCATCTCATTCGCTCAGCCTTTCCGATCCGGCCCTGCTTGCTGAATATATCCGGCAGTCCGACCTCAAGACCTTCTTTGAGCAACGGCTTGCGGCGCCGCCTGATCACATGGCTCTGCTGATCCGTAACGGAGAGGTTATCAAGGCCTATAAGGGCGCGCATTTCTCGGTCGGCGGCCTGGTGACCAGTCTAAAATCGATCGTCGGTGGGGCTTCGAATATCTCGATCCTGCTTGCCGATCTCAAACCCTTCTCAGTCCAGCTCCCGGTCAAGGCTTTGACGAAGGACCATGTCGAGGTTGCAGGCGTTTGCACGCTTGAACTGCAGGTCAATCCCGACAAGCCGTCCAATATCATGGGTCTGATCAACACAGGCGGGTATCTCACCCGGTCCGAGGTTCTGGAACGATTCCGCCCACATCTCACAGACCGGGTGTTTGAGGCGGTGATCGGACGCGTAAATGCGGACGATATTCGCGGGGACAAGGGCCTTCAGGACTTCATCCAGGGCGACACCATGCGCGAGATTGAGCGCGTGGCTGGCAATATCGGGCTATTGGTCAATTCAGTCTCGATGGAATGGGCGCTGAATGAAGCCGAGATGGAGGCGATGAAGAAGGCGCGCCTGGAGCGTGAGCAATCCCAGCTCGACCATCAGCTCTCCATCTACCAGCGAAATGTCCAGCGCACCGCCGATTCAAAAGAGTTCCAGCTTCGCTCTGACCTCGACATGGCGACGCTCGCCAATGAGACCGAAGACGCGCTGGCGAAGATGGCGCTGAATTCGGAAATCGAGATTCTCGATGCCCGTGAGGGGGCCGCGCGCCGCCAGGAGCTTGAGGCGCTGGAGCATGAGATTGACGTCTTCCGCAAGGAACGCGTGGCGAAGTTCCAGGTCGAACTTGATGAAGCCTCGCAGGTAATGGACCTGACCACGGCCAAGGGGCAGCTGCGGGTCATCGAGCGCCAGATCGAAGAACTGGACCATCTCCAGAGCATCGAATTTCGCAAGAGAGAAGCAGAGATCAGCAAGTTCGAAGCGTTCTCCAAGCAGGATGTGACGCAACGGGTGCAGCAAGATACGGCCGCGAACATCAAGGCCCTGCAGGACATTGAGCATTCCGGGCTCGATCAGGACTCGATACGGCGCCGGCAGGAAGAAGATGCCCGTACCGCCCGGCTCATTTCTGAGCGGCAAGCCGATACGGACGCACGCATCGCTCAATTGCAAGCCGGCGCGAACATGACGCCCGAGCAGATCATGGCGATCAATGCAGGTCTCTCTTCTGAAGTTGCCAATGTGCTCGCCGAACGGGCCAAGGCCGACTCCTCCAGCAATCAGGAAACGATGGCTGTGATGCGCGAGATGGTGAAGGCCGCGACAGACGGACAGGTGCGCAGCGAAGAACAGGCGCGGGCCATGTTCGGCATGGGTATGGACGGTGCGGTGGGGGTCGCACGCGGCGCTGGAGGGGGCGATCCTGCTCCCTCCGGTGCATCGGCATCCGCGGCGCCTAAACCTGAAACGGTCGAATGCGCAAAATGCGGTCGACCGAACTCAGCGAAAGCAAGGTTCTGCATTGGCTGCGGCCATGCGCTGCGAACCTGATCCACCGAGCCGTGCATCGAAAACGCTGAAGGGCGACCCATAAATGTCAACATGTACCAATTGCGATACCACCCTGCCTGACGACGCGGAATTCTGTCCGGAGTGCGGACGGAAAGTGGGTGCGGTTTACAGTCCGGCACAGACCATTGGTGGGCTGGAGACTGTGATGCCGGATAATGGCAAGCCGACCCCGTCAGATACGCCGATGTCGGTTCTCAGCCCTGGGACAATCTTTGCGGAACGCTACACGATTGAAGGAATTCTCGGGCAGGGCGGCATGGGCGTCGTCTATCGGGCGAAGGACAGTGCATCCGGCGAAACCATTGCGCTGAAGCTCATTCACCCGAACAAGATTGCTGGCGAGAAGGCGCTGCAACGCCTGATCGAGGAAGGCGTGATCACCCGGAAGCTGCGCCATCCGAATATCGTTGCGGTATATGATGTCGGCGCGGTCAACGGGCAGCCCTATGTGACGATGGAATATGTCGAAGGGACGTCCCTTCGACAGTGGCAGCGCGCGATGATGCAGAAGCAGCGGGACATTTCCTACAATGTCGCTGCCCGCATCGTTTATGAAATCCTGGAGGGCCTCGAAGCGGCGCACAAGGCCGGCGTGGTGCACCGCGACCTTAAACCGGAAAACATCATCCTGCTCGATGAGCCGAGCGCGGAGGGCGTCAGCCTGCGTATTCTCGACTTCGGGATCGCGCGGGCAACCAAAGCCACGACCCAGGCCGATACGGGCACTGGGCTCGGCACGCCGGGCTATATGGCGCCGGAACAGCGTACCAATCCCGACATGGTGACCCCGGCAGCTGACCTGTTTTCCGTCTCTGTGATTTTCTACGAGCTGCTTGTTGAAGTCCTGCCGCAAGGTCATTGGCAGGCTCCATCCGGTGGCCGATCAGATGTTCCGCCAGCCATAGATGCATTGATTGAATCGGGTCTGTCGCTTCGCCCGTCCAACCGTCCGCAAAGTGTTGCGGAGTACCGGAAGGCCGCGGCCCAGACAGGCAAAAAGACGCTCACGCCAGAGCCAAAGACCGAAAAAACCAAACTGCCGAAATGGGCGATATGGAGCGGCGCGGCGGTCGCTGGCCTCGTTGTTGTGGCCATGCTCAGCTTGCTCCCCGTCGACGAAGATGAGGACAGTTTAAACCCTTGCGACGGTTTGAGTGGAAGCGACTATCGAGACTGCATCGGGGTTGACGATGTTGAAGAAGAAGTTGTTCGCAGAAATACGACACCCCAGAACCCGTATGCCCGTCTTTCCGGGCCCTGGAAGGATGACTGGGGGTCGCGTTTCAATATTCAAGTGGCGCCTTCAGGGGTTCTGTCGGGGTCTGGTTATGGACCTGATGGATCAAGGCTACAGCTGAGCGGTCAACTCTCGACGACGCCCGTTACAGGACAGATCAGTGCCCCCGCCATGGGGATGACGTTCGTGACGCAACTTCGCTGGGATGGCGGCTGTCACATCGACTATGTCACCTACAATCGAGACGGATCGATCAATCTGACGGGCAGGTTCCACGCCAACCATGAGCCGGGCGCGCCTTGCCCATGAGCGAACGATTTCAGAAGACCCGCTATTGCTACATCTGTGGAGCGCCGCTCGATCCGCTGACCTCAAACTGCAGCATTTGCGGGTATTCCCAGACGCCAAACCCCATTCAAAACGAAGGATCCAAGATCATGTCAGACCACTGGAATGAGCAGCCGCTCAATGGATGCCTGTTCGAAACCATGCCGGTTGAAGTGCCGACACTCATGACGTCACATGGAAGCCTGCCGGAACGCATCGATCTCAGGGAATTCTGTTCGCCGGTCGAAAATCAGCTGACGACGAATTCCTGTACTGCGAATGCGATCGTTGGCGCGCTGGAATACCATCAGCGCCGGGCGAAACAGCCTCAGATCGATCTTTCACGCCTGTTTGTCTATTATAATGCACGCCGTCTGTCGGAGACGGAAAATCAGGATGTCGGCAGTTTCATCCATCATGTGATGGCGGCTGTGCTTGCCTATGGCGCCTGCGAAGAGCGCATCTGGCCATTTGAGATGGCAATGCTCAAAACCAGGCCGACCGAAGCGGCCTACCAGAATGCGATGATGCACGAGGCCGTCCAGTACGCCCGCACGCCGCTTGGCCCTATAGCCATGCAAGCGCTTGCGGCCGGATTGCCGGTTGTCTTCGGCGCCTACTTTCCGAGTGCCTATTTCGATGAGGCGCACAGGACAGGAACGATGCCGCAGGATGCACAGCGCAGAGAGCGTCCTGCTAGCGGTCATGCGATGCTGATTGTCGGTTATGACCTGCCAACCAAGACATGGCTTGTGCGCAATAGCTGGGGAGAGGGGTATGCCGACAAAGGGTATTTCCGCGTGCCGTTTGACACGATGGTCTCTTATTCTGACCCTACCCATTTCTGGACCATTGGCGCGATTGAGCAGACCCAGGGTCTGAGCCTCTCAGGGCCAAGTGTGATGGGCGCGCAGCAGAAAATTCAGGCGCAAGCGAAAGCAGACATGGCAAGCGTTCTTGCAGGAAAACGCGAGGATGTTCGAAGCGAGCTCAAATCGCGCCTTGATGAGGCCAAGGCGGACTTTCGCTCCCGGCTGCGAAGCAAATAGAGCATTCTTCCCTTTGGTCTCCGCGGCCTGAGCGCAGGCAGCAGAGACCGGGCGAGGACTTGAGGTGTGACATGGATCAGGGCGGTACAGTCACCTATGTCATCGGCGATGTGCACGGTGAAGCGGTGCGCCTGGCGCGTCTGCACCAGCTGATCTTTTCCCATCACAGTCAGGGCTTTGAAGGCCGGCCAATCGAGATTGTCCATCTGGGGGACTATGTGGATCGGGGCCCTGATAGTGCAGGCGTCATCGAGCAGGTCATGGAGCTGGAACAACGAAGGGATGTTTCCGTCATTTCACTCGCGGGAAACCATGAGGAGATGCTGCTCAAGGCGGTGTGCTCTGGTTCGGCGGCAATTTACCAACACTGGCTGGAAAATGGCGGCCAGGAAACACTTTCGAGCTATCAGCGGCACGGGGAACCCTCCGTGCCTGATCGCCATTTGACCTGGCTGAAGGCCCTGCCTCGTATCCACGTGGACGAGGCCACCAGGCATGTCTTTGTTCATGCTGGCATACACCCTGCCGAATTTCCTGATGAAAACGACAGCACCTATCTCTGGACGCGCTCAAGCCGGTTCTTCGACGTTGAGGAATGGAGGGGGACGGCGGTTGAGGGCTGGACGGTCATCCATGGGCATACCCCGACAAGAGACGGGTTTCCGGAGGATGAGGCGGCTGAAGGCCTGGGGCGCCGGATAAACATTGACACAGGGGCGGTCTATGGGGGGCGTTTGACCTGCGCCGTGCTGGCGCCCGGTCGCAAGGTCAGATTCCTGTTTTCGTAATTCAGCGGCCAGACGGACACCGCGCACTAATCGGCCAGAATGTCTACCGTCCGGCCCTCCTCGCAAGCGGTCTTCTGAGCCATGAGGGAGGTGAGAACGTGCTGGCGGTCGCTCTCGCTGATGCCGATCTCCTGATCGAACAGGGCGGCACTATCGGCTGCTTGTCGTAAGTAATCACACGCCGTCTCGAAGCGCTCGGCTTGCGCATAGGCTTCGCCGAGCATCTGCATTTTTTGAAAGTATTGGCGCCAGTATCCTGCGTCGGATGGCTCGCGGCGATAATCGGCCGTGACGGTGTCGAGCATGGCTTCGCCAATGGCGATTGCCTCATCGTGCTGTTCAGCAGAGCTGAGATCGGCCATCAGCTCCGACTGGACCGCATTGAAGACCTCCCGGTTTCCGGCGTTCTTCTCATCCTGTTCGAGCATAAGCGCGCTGATCGACAAAGCCTGGCGCTGGTCAGCGATGGCTTGATCGAGTTGCTCAAGGTCTGAATACACCATTCCTTTCCTGTAATAGGCAAGGGCACGGGAGCGGCGATAGCCCAGGTTCTCCGGATACCTGGCACTCAACGCATCCATCCGGCGAACCGCCTCGTCGGCGACCCGGATCATGTCAGCCGGGTCTGACCCGGTGAAATACACGTGCCAGTTCTCAACCTCTGTAAAGCTGGTGTAAAAGGCGGCAACGCTGTGTTCGACG contains:
- a CDS encoding tryptophan halogenase family protein gives rise to the protein MSTVASPLSRTDRSELKVLIVGGGTAGWMTAAALAKKLSPLGVSMTLVESRQIGTVGVGEATLPQIRDFNRMLEIDEAHLISRTKATIKLGIEFCDWGRPGDSYFHPFGAYGSAIGPADFHQYWIRQQLAGKAADFGSYCYAIMCARQDRFEVPNPKPESQIEAYSYAYQFDATLYGEFLAEYATDRGVKRVEGKIVDVEIDDETGFVTGVKLEDGQLIEADIFIDCSGFRGLIIEQALETGYDDWSNYLPCNRALAVPSEIRGEVGPYTRASAKTAGWQWRIPLQHRMGNGLVYCDAFISDQEASDELLSGLDGKALANPKQLYFKTGKRRKLWTRNCIAIGLSGGFLEPLESTSIDLIQSGIMNLLALFPGKACDPLDADEYNRLMDLEFERVRDFLMLHYVANQRGDVPFWREMRTMELPASLSDKIEAFRSRGLVPQYTDGLFLPPSWLSVFIGQNVHAEAYDPRVDVLTEAELDSALDDLRNSIAARVSNVASHANFLKANAEKVGQVT
- a CDS encoding tryptophan 7-halogenase, encoding MTSDASPLTSISVFGEAAAVWPVAAMLHASLPDNFRITVVEDAESNVSSQAAALPYEHPFLAAIGVLPQDLIDHCGGVYALGTEFQNWQTDGSQFFMAQSGDLPLINGVPIYQWMLSAARMRGQAARLAEFYAPFRFCAQAGLAGKIGFPDEGDQTPRAMLAPVIHFDRHKLSDFLKARLKDQLKAVIVGRPVSISRGPDAEAVASVRLEDGQSVDTDFFIVVSGKLSEVLDNKAAAATLPLGAADAFDLVVNMKSAAKSREARADSISLAKAAPESVIMQTSLKDVVLTEKLVLPGGDADMSADEAESSRAFNTGALAEPWTGNCLRLGLASACLGPFMAADFRLFSEQCLALGNLLPARTDMHVEAAAFNLKHCEVVEELRDFTSLPFHLSTRPEEVWADARSAEVTDSLKLRLEQFRSRGRFVPYEAEIFDRQNWIDTMIGCGVVPERADPFARPEDLPYVGPALQSIISEFGRTISQLPARG
- a CDS encoding serine/threonine-protein kinase, which produces MSTCTNCDTTLPDDAEFCPECGRKVGAVYSPAQTIGGLETVMPDNGKPTPSDTPMSVLSPGTIFAERYTIEGILGQGGMGVVYRAKDSASGETIALKLIHPNKIAGEKALQRLIEEGVITRKLRHPNIVAVYDVGAVNGQPYVTMEYVEGTSLRQWQRAMMQKQRDISYNVAARIVYEILEGLEAAHKAGVVHRDLKPENIILLDEPSAEGVSLRILDFGIARATKATTQADTGTGLGTPGYMAPEQRTNPDMVTPAADLFSVSVIFYELLVEVLPQGHWQAPSGGRSDVPPAIDALIESGLSLRPSNRPQSVAEYRKAAAQTGKKTLTPEPKTEKTKLPKWAIWSGAAVAGLVVVAMLSLLPVDEDEDSLNPCDGLSGSDYRDCIGVDDVEEEVVRRNTTPQNPYARLSGPWKDDWGSRFNIQVAPSGVLSGSGYGPDGSRLQLSGQLSTTPVTGQISAPAMGMTFVTQLRWDGGCHIDYVTYNRDGSINLTGRFHANHEPGAPCP
- a CDS encoding C1 family peptidase encodes the protein MSDHWNEQPLNGCLFETMPVEVPTLMTSHGSLPERIDLREFCSPVENQLTTNSCTANAIVGALEYHQRRAKQPQIDLSRLFVYYNARRLSETENQDVGSFIHHVMAAVLAYGACEERIWPFEMAMLKTRPTEAAYQNAMMHEAVQYARTPLGPIAMQALAAGLPVVFGAYFPSAYFDEAHRTGTMPQDAQRRERPASGHAMLIVGYDLPTKTWLVRNSWGEGYADKGYFRVPFDTMVSYSDPTHFWTIGAIEQTQGLSLSGPSVMGAQQKIQAQAKADMASVLAGKREDVRSELKSRLDEAKADFRSRLRSK
- a CDS encoding metallophosphoesterase family protein, which translates into the protein MDQGGTVTYVIGDVHGEAVRLARLHQLIFSHHSQGFEGRPIEIVHLGDYVDRGPDSAGVIEQVMELEQRRDVSVISLAGNHEEMLLKAVCSGSAAIYQHWLENGGQETLSSYQRHGEPSVPDRHLTWLKALPRIHVDEATRHVFVHAGIHPAEFPDENDSTYLWTRSSRFFDVEEWRGTAVEGWTVIHGHTPTRDGFPEDEAAEGLGRRINIDTGAVYGGRLTCAVLAPGRKVRFLFS